A genomic window from Vanessa cardui chromosome Z, ilVanCard2.1, whole genome shotgun sequence includes:
- the LOC124542855 gene encoding glycine-rich cell wall structural protein-like — protein MAYRFALSCVLLASVGICTATFGGHEHVHIRVHIPEEHHSSKEVVVHEHHDDHGHGGGGGGGGGYGGHGGSFADHLHGGFVDHLKGGHGGGGGGGYGGGHGGGFGGGGHDFGGGHDIGGGHGGYSDAGFGGGHDLGGGHGGGFGGGHDIGGGHSGGGGHGIDIGGGGHGGHDLDSGHGGDIGGGYDLGGSHGGGGGGYDLGGGDAGFGDGGGYGGGFGGGHGGGFGGGHGGGFGGGHGGGFGGGHGGGFGGGHGGGLGGGFGGGHGGGYGGGFGGGHEGGHDGGHGGDHGGSFGGGHGSSGGFDIGFGGYGGGHDDHGSGGSGGHDSYSSGFTGLLSHGGGGGFGGSGGHGGGHGGGHGGGHDSYSVVSLDSYGSGGHGGDSYSVGGGHGHGSGGFGGGHGDSYSGGFGGSGGHGGHGGFSLSDLGGHGGHGSHGGGHGGFGDSYSNAIGAGHGGGPYHKRK, from the exons ATGGCTTACCGATTTGCC CTGAGCTGTGTACTACTGGCTAGCGTTGGCATCTGCACTGCGACTTTTGGAGGACATGAACA TGTTCACATTCGAGTCCATATACCTGAGGAGCATCATTCCTCGAAGGAAGTGGTAGTTCACGAGCATCATGATGATCACGGGCACGGCGGCGGGGGTGGGGGAGGGGGAGGATATGGCGGCCACGGAGGAAGTTTTGCGGATCATCTACACGGAGGCTTCGTCGATCATCTAAAAGGTGGCCACGGAGGCGGCGGCGGCGGTGGCTATGGAGGTGGACATGGCGGAGGTTTCGGCGGTGGAGGCCACGATTTTGGAGGTGGCCATGACATAGGCGGTGGCCATGGAGGATACTCAGACGCTGGATTCGGCGGTGGCCACGACCTAGGCGGCGGTCATGGAGGAGGATTCGGAGGAGGCCATGATATAGGCGGCGGCCATTCTGGAGGCGGTGGTCATGGCATAGACATAGGAGGAGGTGGTCACGGAGGTCACGATCTAGACAGTGGTCATGGAGGTGATATCGGCGGAGGCTATGACTTAGGTGGCTCCCATGGTGGTGGTGGAGGTGGTTATGACCTGGGCGGTGGTGATGCTGGATTTGGAGATGGCGGTGGTTACGGAGGTGGATTTGGCGGCGGTCACGGAGGTGGATTTGGCGGAGGTCATGGGGGTGGATTTGGCGGCGGTCATGGGGGTGGATTTGGCGGCGGTCATGGAGGTGGATTTGGCGGCGGCCATGGCGGTGGCTTAGGAGGCGGTTTCGGAGGCGGCCATGGTGGTGGCTATGGAGGTGGCTTCGGAGGTGGTCATGAGGGTGGTCACGACGGTGGTCACGGAGGGGACCACGGCGGTAGCTTCGGAGGAGGCCATGGCTCAAGCGGTGGATTTGACATAGGTTTTGGTGGATACGGAGGTGGACATGACGATCACGGCAGCGGTGGATCTGGTGGACATGATAGCTATAGTTCGGGATTTACTGGTCTCCTTAGCCATGGAGGCGGAGGTGGATTTGGAGGTAGTGGAGGTCACGGTGGAGGCCATGGAGGAGGTCATGGAGGTGGACATGATAGCTATTCCGTCGTAAGCCTCGACTCCTATGGAAGCGGTGGACATGGCGGAGACAGTTACAGCGTCGGAGGCGGCCACGGTCACGGCTCTGGAGGCTTCGGTGGAGGACACGGAGACAGCTATAGCGGAGGGTTCGGAGGCTCCGGGGGCCATGGTGGTCATGGAGGCTTCAGTTTATCAGACTTAGGTGGTCATGGGGGCCACGGCAGCCATGGCGGCGGTCATGGTGGGTTTGGAGATAGTTACTCGAACGCGATAGGCGCAGGTCATGGAGGAGGTCCGTATCACAAaagaaagtaa
- the LOC124543348 gene encoding uncharacterized protein LOC124543348 — protein MDWLKLFTLLVAVASISVKADGPKKKIRIHLPQKVKHIHHHKKIYITNHPASSQYAPAYMPSAEGTVAVSTNVLPAMANIVPINSVDLYDESQPRLPSISPAASQLLPLYHARGYYGPTPSDIDESDYDTAPEPAEYVPSSYSSPSVGHPSGHPPKRVKIIKINEQPRKKVIRKVKPKRVVIRNKPQPPPPSDGEHPVSTFHEQFYSDIDGSGTIRKIRKPPRVEKIVDGDTEHIHTYSEEHIHKVILDDGPKIGGVVGVDHFNGVPGISTGQGIIPFKNSQTLIAIPSHSFGNFQSLGNTGHFEYAAYNPREVTHDHIFHDHGEISSDIDLNKDSFGLPPKVSYNSNGLRISGSQKRHKIKQSQKGKKFSKPTSNDFSYYESIYSPNSRPSKVQRPSLTVPSFEVSGEANFEDYRPIPDFGYKENKKPRNSVATYYGKSSNDYRLQQASAPAPFSVSSTVVHEYKPKRFPGSASAPSSLTKVRDPFANFKDSYGNNYEYDTFASSSNVYASEDKNDVAFSNQSKKGNKKSISTQNIRFGNQDHITYGDHLEDQSFVDDLDDGPTALENDDQFDQSQNSESVTTGPYTIKESSQAHQYYTMMAAKALQGEQISVPQASNDNFHYAAAPTPSTTEFASSATSPMPSSNVYNFQSTENPHTESPKYIPDLKSGNKNKDASHQPNYSNVLTEPRDRYMVKDIHTSGRDFRTRVIQSQESARSQDQGTSIVRGKLKYGDKI, from the exons ATGGATTGGTTGAAATTG TTCACTCTTCTTGTAGCTGTTGCTTCCATCTCTGTAAAGGCAGATGGACCTAA GAAAAAGATCCGCATACATCTACCACAGAAAGTGAAGCATATCCACCATCataagaaaatatacataacGAACCACCCTGCATCCTCACAATATGCACCGGCTTATATGCCGAGTGCCGAGGGCACAGTGGCGGTATCTACGAACGTTTTGCCTGCTATGGCAAATATTGTACCAATAAACTCCGTGGATCTTTACGACGAATCCCAGCCACGGCTACCCAGTATCTCCCCTGCGGCGTCGCAACTCCTGCCTTTATACCATGCTCGTGGATACTACGGTCCAACGCCCTCGGATATAGATGAATCAGATTACGATACGGCTCCCGAGCCAGCTGAATATGTTCCCTCGTCCTATTCATCTCCGAGCGTGGGGCATCCTTCTGGTCATCCTCCAAAGCGAGTAAAGATTATCAAAATTAACGAGCAACCTCGTAAGAAAGTAATACGAAAGGTTAAGCCAAAACGAGTAGTTATACGAAACAAACCTCAACCCCCACCCCCATCAGATGGTGAACATCCAGTATCGACTTTCCATGAACAATTTTATTCGGACATTGATGGCTCTGGAACAATAAGGAAAATAAGAAAGCCACCGCGAGTAGAGAAGATTGTGGACGGTGACACAGAACATATTCATACCTACAGCGAGGAACATATACATAAAGTTATATTGGATGATGGTCCAAAGATCGGTGGCGTAGTTGGTGTTGATCACTTTAATGGAGTACCTGGTATTTCTACTGGACAAGGAATAATACCATTCAAGAATTCTCAAACACTGATTGCCATACCGTCTCACTCTTTTGGTAATTTTCAGTCCTTAGGAAATACGGGACACTTTGAATATGCTGCATATAATCCTCGCGAAGTTACACATGATCATATATTTCACGATCACGGAGAAATTTCTTCggatatagatttaaataaggATTCATTTGGTTTGCCTCCAAAAGTTTCTTATAATAGCAATGGTTTGAGAATCAGTGGTTCGCAAAAAAGGCATAAAATAAAGCAATCTCAAAAAGGTAAAAAGTTCTCTAAGCCCACATCGAATGACTTCTCTTACTATGAGAGCATTTACTCTCCTAACAGTAGACCAAGTAAAGTACAGAGGCCCTCATTAACCGTACCTTCGTTCGAAGTTTCTGGTGAAGCAAACTTTGAAGATTATAGGCCTATTCCTGATTTTGggtacaaagaaaataaaaagccTCGTAATTCTGTAGCTACATATTATGGCAAATCATCAAATGATTATCGACTGCAGCAGGCTAGTGCCCCAGCTCCTTTTTCTGTGTCATCGACTGTAGTACACGAATATAAACCTAAAAGATTTCCAGGATCAGCTTCTGCGCCGTCAAGTTTAACAAAAGTAAGAGATCCATTCGCTAATTTTAAAGACTCGTATGGAAATAACTATGAATACGACACGTTTGCCTCCTCGTCAAACGTTTATGCTTCCGAGGATAAAAATGACGTTGCATTTTCAAATCAAAGTAAAAAGGGAAATAAAAAGTCAATATCGACACAAAATATTAGATTCGGCAACCAAGATCACATAACATACGGTGATCATTTAGAAGATCAAAGTTTTGTAGATGACTTGGACGATGGCCCAACGGCGTTAGAAAATGACGATCAATTTGATCAATCACAAAATAGTGAATCAGTAACAACGGGACCATATACGATTAAAGAATCCTCTCAAGCACATCAATATTATACTATGATGGCTGCGAAGGCACTTCAAGGTGAACAAATATCAGTGCCTCAAGCTTCCAACGACAATTTTCATTACGCTGCAGCGCCGACTCCTTCAACGACAGAGTTTGCATCTTCAGCGACCTCTCCCATGCCTAGttcaaatgtttataattttcaaagtaCAGAAAATCCTCACACCGAATCTCCAAAATATATACCTGATTTAAAAtcaggtaataaaaataaagacgcATCTCATCAACCGAATTACAGCAACGTACTCACGGAACCCAGGGATCGTTATATGGTAAAAGATATCCACACGTCAGGAAGAGATTTCAGAACAAGGGTGATACAAAGTCAGGAGTCGGCTAGATCACAGGATCAAGGTACTTCAATTGTTAGAGGAAAACTTAAGTATGgtgacaaaatttaa